The Paenibacillus spongiae nucleotide sequence CAGATTCTGGAGAAGGAAGGACGCCTTCCCGATGCCGTGCTGGCCTGCGTAGGCGGAGGCAGCAATGCGATCGGAGCGTTCGCCCACTATTTGGACGAGCCGTCCGTCAAGCTGATCGGCGTCGAGCCCGATAAGGCAGCCACATTGACGCAGGGCGTGCCCGGCGTGCTCCACGGGTTCAAATGTCTGGTGCTGCTGGACGAGCAGGGCAATCCGCAGCCGACGTATTCCATTGCGGCCGGGCTTGATTATCCAGGGGTTGGACCGGAACACAGCCACCTCAAAGTTTCAGGACGGGCGGAGTATGTTACGGTTACCAATGAAGAAGTGCTGGGTGCATTCCAGGAAATGTCCCGCGCGGAGGGGATTATTCCGGCGCTGGAGAGCTCGCATGCGGTAGCCCATGCCAAGAAGATCGCCCCAACGATGGGCAAGGATCAAATTATTATTATCAACCTGTCCGGACGTGGCGATAAGGACGTCGAGCAAGTGTTTCATATGCTTAAGTAAAAAAGCATCATGGACCGCATGCGGTCCCAAGAATCGGACGGTAATAAACATATCCTTTCGCATACTTAAAAAAGTGCTGCAGCGTTCCGGTATCCCCGGAATGCCGCAGCACTTTTACGTTAATCCTTCCACCAGCGCTTCAACTGCTGCCACCATGATTTCGATTGCTCGGCTTGACCTTTGGCATCGTCCGCCGAGACGGGCTTGTCACCGTGCTCGCCGCATACTTCGGTCGGCTCGGTTCCGCTAACGAATGCTTCAAGCCGTTTGTTCGGGCATGAATTCGACGCCAGCTTGCCGGTTGCCGGATCGATGTAGACGCTGACCACGCCATCCGGTACCGGGAAGATCTTCGGAGGTATCGCCGCCAGCGCCTTCTCCGTGTAAGCGGCGAAGATCGGCGCAGCGCGGTGCGCCTCGGCGGGCGTGAGCTTGCGGTCCTTGTCGTAACCGACCCAGACCGCGGTTGCCAGCTCCGGCGTATAACCGACGAGCCAAGCGTCGGTCGCGGTCGTGCCGGTCTTGCCCGCGACGGGCCGCTTGATCATGGCGGATACGCGGTTACCGGTGCCGCCGGCATCGAACACGCTCTCCATAAGACCTGTCAGCACATAGGCCTGTGCGGGATTCACCACCTGCTTTTCCTCCGGCTTCGCCTGATAGAGCACTTCGCCTTTGCGGTCCTCGATCCGCACGATGGCCGTAGGCTCCACTCGGACGCCGCCGTTGCCGATCGTTCCGAAGGCGGAAGCCATCTCGAACGGGCTGACGGGGAATGTGCCGAGAGCCAGAGAAGGAACCGGCTCCATCTTGTTATCGATGCCCAGGCGGCGTGCCATCTCAATGACCTTCTCCGGGCCAACCTTCATGATGGCACTGACGGCGTATATATTGTCAGAGCTGGCGATCGCCTGCCGCATGTCGATTTCGCCTTTCGCGTACTTATCGTTATAGTTGCGCGGCGCATACGTTTTGCGGCCTTCATCATAGGTGAAGACGGTCGGCGCGCTCTTGAACCGCGATATCGGCGACATGGCGCCCTCCTGCAGGGCGGTCAAATAAAGAATCGGCTTGAACGAGGAGCCGGGTTGACGCGTGTCCGCGAAGACGCGGTTGAACTGGTTGTTCTTATAATTTCGTCCGCCGACCATCGCCTTGATATAACCGTTTCGCGGATCAATCGATATTAACGCCGCCTGCTGCTGCGATGCGGACGGGATGCTCTGGCCGATCGCGTCCTCGGCTGCCTGCTGCGCTTCGGAATCCAGCGTCGTATAGATGCGGATGCCGCCCTCGCTCAGCAGATGCTCGTCGATGCCGAGCCGGTCCACGGCGATGATGCGGATATAATCGCGAAAATACGGTGCGAAGCCGCCCTGCTGCTTGGTCCCCAGCGGCTGAAACTGCAGAAGCTCATTGCCGGCTTCTTCGGCCTGTACCCCGGTAAGGATGCCCTGATCGGCCATTATGGACAGGATGGTTCTCTGCCGGTCCTTGGCATTCTTCATATCCATATAAGGGGAGTAGTATTTCGGCCCCTTCGGAATGCCGGCGAGCATCGCGCTCTCCGCGAGCGTCAGATCGGCCGCATGCTTGCCGTAATAGAGCTGGGCGGCCGCCTCTGCGCCGTAAGCGCCGTGACCATAATAAATTTGATTCAAATACATGCCCAGAATATCATCCTTGGAGTATTGCATTTCGAGCTGTATCGTGTACATGGCTTCCTTCAGCTTGCGTTTCCATGTCCGTTCGTGTGTCAAATAAAGGTTTCGCGCCAGCTGCTGCGTGAGCGTACTAGCCCCCTGCTTGGCCTT carries:
- a CDS encoding transglycosylase domain-containing protein, producing the protein MTKPNSGSPGGKRRLPFRVSAERWMPLLGRIKRWFIVAGCCMAVFMIAAFCFLFYLRHQTLPASSISQTSQILDFQGNVIDTFHAGENRQSVPLNRISPYLLEATLAIEDQRFYDHLGFDMKGMARAALVNLEHMKAKQGASTLTQQLARNLYLTHERTWKRKLKEAMYTIQLEMQYSKDDILGMYLNQIYYGHGAYGAEAAAQLYYGKHAADLTLAESAMLAGIPKGPKYYSPYMDMKNAKDRQRTILSIMADQGILTGVQAEEAGNELLQFQPLGTKQQGGFAPYFRDYIRIIAVDRLGIDEHLLSEGGIRIYTTLDSEAQQAAEDAIGQSIPSASQQQAALISIDPRNGYIKAMVGGRNYKNNQFNRVFADTRQPGSSFKPILYLTALQEGAMSPISRFKSAPTVFTYDEGRKTYAPRNYNDKYAKGEIDMRQAIASSDNIYAVSAIMKVGPEKVIEMARRLGIDNKMEPVPSLALGTFPVSPFEMASAFGTIGNGGVRVEPTAIVRIEDRKGEVLYQAKPEEKQVVNPAQAYVLTGLMESVFDAGGTGNRVSAMIKRPVAGKTGTTATDAWLVGYTPELATAVWVGYDKDRKLTPAEAHRAAPIFAAYTEKALAAIPPKIFPVPDGVVSVYIDPATGKLASNSCPNKRLEAFVSGTEPTEVCGEHGDKPVSADDAKGQAEQSKSWWQQLKRWWKD